One Quadrisphaera sp. RL12-1S DNA segment encodes these proteins:
- a CDS encoding glycosyl hydrolase family 8, translating into MSLDQVEGAGAAPSQHAPDGPDRGPRGSRSRGWLTAGAVAVAVVLVLAVALQLTGGVRQAVQRVAADTPMVPSEDTALSDMWASYKTGFIEQGTGRTLDPSQGGITTSEGQSYTMMRAVWSDDRATFDSSWSWTKDNLQRPDRLLSWRFGPRADGTYGVQTDSGGQNAASDADVDVAFSLLMAYSRWQDDDYLYDALPLVNAVWQAEVVDVAGRPVLTANDLERNDTASVLVNPSYFAPYAYRAFARVDPQHDWAALVDSSYAVLQQVSADPLGGQAQGALAPDWVRLDRTTGAASVATGITTTTGSTTDFGFEALRLPWRLALDARWNDEPRARALLEQQASVLGDAWETTGRWSAVYTHDGRPAVDYPSTAMYGGALGALEVARPALAREVYRTELLPLYDPDTRAAKPGLGYYDANWAWFGMALHLDQLPDLNDPRGRDLP; encoded by the coding sequence ATGTCGCTTGACCAGGTCGAGGGCGCCGGAGCGGCGCCCTCGCAGCACGCACCCGACGGGCCCGACCGCGGCCCGCGCGGCTCGCGCAGCCGCGGCTGGCTGACGGCCGGAGCCGTCGCCGTCGCCGTCGTCCTGGTGCTGGCCGTCGCCCTGCAGCTGACCGGGGGCGTGCGCCAGGCGGTGCAGCGCGTGGCCGCCGACACCCCGATGGTCCCCTCGGAGGACACCGCGCTGAGCGACATGTGGGCCTCGTACAAGACCGGGTTCATCGAGCAGGGGACCGGGCGGACGCTCGACCCGTCCCAGGGCGGCATCACCACCTCCGAGGGCCAGAGCTACACGATGATGCGCGCGGTCTGGAGCGACGACCGCGCCACCTTCGACAGCTCGTGGTCGTGGACCAAGGACAACCTCCAGCGCCCCGACCGCCTGCTGTCGTGGCGCTTCGGGCCCCGCGCCGACGGCACCTACGGCGTCCAGACCGACTCCGGCGGCCAGAACGCCGCCAGCGACGCGGACGTCGACGTCGCCTTCTCCCTGCTCATGGCGTACTCGCGGTGGCAGGACGACGACTACCTCTACGACGCGCTGCCGCTGGTCAACGCGGTGTGGCAGGCGGAGGTGGTGGACGTCGCCGGGCGTCCGGTGCTGACGGCCAACGACCTCGAGCGCAACGACACCGCCTCGGTGCTGGTCAACCCGTCGTACTTCGCGCCCTACGCCTACCGCGCCTTCGCCCGCGTGGACCCCCAGCACGACTGGGCCGCTCTGGTGGACAGCAGCTACGCGGTGCTGCAGCAGGTCTCCGCCGACCCGCTGGGCGGCCAGGCCCAGGGCGCCCTGGCGCCGGACTGGGTGCGCCTGGACCGCACGACCGGCGCCGCCTCGGTCGCGACCGGCATCACCACGACCACCGGCAGCACCACCGACTTCGGCTTCGAGGCGCTGCGGCTGCCGTGGCGCCTCGCGCTGGACGCCCGGTGGAACGACGAGCCGCGCGCCCGGGCGCTCCTGGAGCAGCAGGCCTCCGTGCTCGGCGACGCGTGGGAGACCACGGGGCGCTGGAGCGCGGTCTACACCCACGACGGGCGCCCCGCCGTCGACTACCCCTCCACCGCGATGTACGGCGGCGCGCTCGGCGCCCTGGAGGTGGCGCGCCCCGCGCTGGCCCGCGAGGTGTACCGCACCGAGCTGCTGCCCCTGTACGACCCCGACACCCGCGCGGCGAAGCCCGGCCTGGGCTACTACGACGCCAACTGGGCGTGGTTCGGCATGGCGCTGCACCTCGACCAGCTGCCCGACCTCAACGACCCTCGAGGGAGGGACCTCCCGTGA
- a CDS encoding glycosyltransferase family 4 protein codes for MSAPRTARIAVLNWRDRRHPAAGGAELYCERVARELASDGHAVTLVTSRPAGTPAREVVDGYAVRRMGSWVTVYPLAMAWLLRHRRRLDGVVDSANGIPFFSPVVAGDTPVVLLVHHVHQDLFTRSFPRAAARFAAWLEGPATRRVYGRRTVVVLSPSTRKAVRRRLHLRGPVRVVPGGADTRGITTDASPRPRVVVVGRLSPYKRLDTLLAAVARVAPAHPGLELHLVGDGTDRQRLEDLAADLGAPVVFHGRLPDADRDAVLATAWLSVSASDGGDWSLSLLEANAAGVPSLARRATGARDTVRHGETGWLVDDSEGAGADSTGVLAAALDRALAELSDPATAQRLRSGARAWARRFTWRRTADGVLAALVSEHERTSRSWGRPERRAANDVSVVVDLPRAVLPDGWRPESSSSRRDDRWLLEEDRVRALLPGADEVDALGLLSRLDVDAHDPSIRLFVARHADVIDLTSTPARSAQPHRTGGTDVA; via the coding sequence ATGAGCGCGCCCCGCACCGCGCGCATCGCGGTCCTCAACTGGCGCGACCGCCGCCACCCCGCCGCGGGCGGCGCCGAGCTGTACTGCGAGCGCGTGGCCCGCGAGCTGGCTTCCGACGGCCACGCGGTCACCCTGGTGACGAGCCGCCCGGCGGGCACCCCGGCGCGCGAGGTGGTCGACGGCTACGCCGTGCGGCGCATGGGCAGCTGGGTGACCGTCTACCCCCTGGCGATGGCGTGGCTGCTGCGGCACCGCCGGCGGCTGGACGGCGTCGTCGACTCGGCCAACGGCATCCCCTTCTTCAGCCCCGTCGTCGCCGGGGACACCCCCGTCGTCCTCCTGGTGCACCACGTCCACCAGGACCTGTTCACCCGCTCCTTCCCCCGCGCGGCCGCCCGCTTCGCCGCCTGGCTGGAGGGGCCGGCCACCCGGCGCGTCTACGGGCGCCGCACCGTGGTGGTGCTCTCCCCGTCCACCCGCAAGGCCGTGCGCCGGCGCCTGCACCTGCGCGGCCCCGTGCGCGTGGTGCCCGGCGGCGCGGACACCCGGGGCATCACCACCGACGCGTCACCCCGCCCCCGCGTGGTGGTGGTCGGGCGCCTGTCGCCCTACAAGCGGCTCGACACGCTGCTGGCCGCGGTCGCGCGCGTCGCGCCGGCGCACCCCGGTCTGGAGCTGCACCTGGTCGGGGACGGCACCGACCGCCAGCGCCTGGAGGACCTCGCCGCTGACCTGGGTGCCCCCGTGGTCTTCCACGGCCGCCTGCCCGACGCCGACCGCGACGCGGTGCTGGCCACGGCGTGGCTCTCCGTGAGCGCCTCCGACGGCGGCGACTGGTCGCTGTCCCTGCTGGAGGCCAACGCCGCGGGCGTGCCCTCCCTGGCGCGCCGCGCCACCGGCGCCCGGGACACCGTGCGCCACGGGGAGACGGGCTGGCTCGTCGACGACTCCGAGGGTGCCGGCGCGGACTCCACCGGTGTGCTCGCCGCCGCCCTCGACCGCGCCCTCGCCGAGCTGTCGGACCCGGCCACCGCCCAGAGGCTGCGGTCGGGCGCCCGCGCCTGGGCGCGCCGCTTCACCTGGCGGCGCACCGCCGACGGCGTGCTCGCCGCCCTCGTCTCCGAGCACGAGCGCACCTCCCGCAGCTGGGGCCGCCCCGAGCGGCGCGCCGCCAACGACGTCTCCGTGGTGGTGGACCTCCCGCGCGCCGTCCTGCCCGACGGCTGGCGCCCGGAGTCGTCCAGCAGCCGCCGCGACGACAGGTGGCTCCTCGAGGAGGACCGCGTGCGGGCACTGCTCCCCGGGGCCGACGAGGTGGACGCCCTCGGGCTGCTCAGCCGCCTCGACGTGGACGCGCACGACCCGTCGATCCGCCTCTTCGTGGCGCGGCACGCCGACGTCATCGACCTGACCAGCACCCCTGCGCGTTCGGCGCAGCCCCACCGCACCGGAGGCACCGATGTCGCTTGA
- a CDS encoding glycosyltransferase produces the protein MSTTLDTTAPHVQRTTRWTADLDVVVPVWNEEARLGPTLAALLAQVAELPLSVVVTVVDNGSVDRTAEVVDAAASTAPRNAALRLIGCSRQGKGAAVRRGLLASTARWRGFCDADLSTPPSLIVPVVEQLRQGAPVVIGSRRAPGASYVVAQPLVRRLGSLAFRAFTSPLTGGVADSQCGFKFFSAEAVEAIFPRVTGTGFAFDVEVLAIAARLGFPVRELPVQWTDDAAGSSFSLWTHGPRILSEVRALRSSLARVA, from the coding sequence GTGAGCACCACCCTGGACACCACCGCACCGCACGTGCAGCGCACGACCCGCTGGACGGCCGACCTCGACGTCGTCGTCCCCGTGTGGAACGAGGAGGCCCGCCTCGGGCCGACCCTGGCCGCCCTGCTGGCGCAGGTCGCCGAGCTGCCGCTGTCGGTGGTGGTGACGGTGGTCGACAACGGCTCGGTGGACCGCACGGCCGAGGTGGTGGACGCCGCCGCCTCGACGGCCCCCCGCAACGCGGCTCTGCGGCTCATCGGCTGCTCCCGGCAGGGCAAGGGCGCCGCCGTGCGCCGCGGCCTGCTCGCCAGCACCGCGCGGTGGCGCGGCTTCTGCGACGCCGACCTGTCGACCCCGCCGTCGCTGATCGTCCCCGTGGTGGAGCAGCTGCGGCAGGGCGCCCCGGTCGTCATCGGGTCGCGGCGGGCGCCCGGCGCCTCCTACGTGGTGGCCCAGCCGCTGGTGCGCCGCCTGGGGTCGCTGGCGTTCCGCGCCTTCACCAGCCCCCTCACCGGTGGGGTGGCGGACTCCCAGTGCGGGTTCAAGTTCTTCTCCGCCGAGGCCGTCGAGGCGATCTTCCCGAGGGTCACCGGGACGGGGTTCGCCTTCGACGTGGAGGTCCTCGCCATCGCCGCCCGTCTCGGCTTCCCCGTCCGCGAGCTGCCGGTGCAGTGGACCGACGACGCGGCCGGGTCGTCGTTCAGCCTCTGGACCCACGGCCCCCGGATCCTGTCCGAGGTGCGGGCCCTGCGCTCGTCCCTGGCGCGCGTCGCATGA
- a CDS encoding GtrA family protein — protein sequence MISIVRDHRVRFAVTGVAMTLLHLAVFRLLSGHVLAEVANATAFVVATQVNFLVSYHWTWASRRSGAPEPLRAVARRALLFNASVLVAFGANTLAFWVAHRLLGTSGTASVLLATVVSAAVSYLVSSRLVFARRVLVAAAPAGAVPVAGPLVLDEPAEVVPLRPVARPEHVPPEVPVRG from the coding sequence GTGATCTCGATCGTGCGTGACCACCGGGTGAGGTTCGCCGTCACCGGTGTCGCGATGACCCTGCTGCACCTCGCGGTCTTCCGGCTCCTGTCGGGTCACGTGCTCGCCGAGGTGGCCAACGCCACGGCGTTCGTCGTCGCCACCCAGGTCAACTTCCTCGTGAGCTACCACTGGACGTGGGCCTCTCGACGGTCGGGCGCGCCCGAGCCCCTGCGGGCCGTCGCCCGGCGGGCGCTGCTCTTCAACGCCTCGGTGCTCGTCGCCTTCGGCGCCAACACCCTCGCCTTCTGGGTGGCGCACCGCCTGCTCGGCACCTCCGGGACCGCCAGCGTGCTGCTGGCGACCGTGGTGAGCGCCGCCGTGTCCTACCTCGTGAGCTCCCGTCTGGTGTTCGCCCGCCGGGTGCTCGTGGCGGCAGCCCCCGCCGGGGCGGTCCCGGTGGCGGGGCCGCTCGTGCTGGACGAGCCGGCCGAGGTGGTGCCGCTGCGCCCGGTGGCCCGGCCCGAGCACGTCCCTCCCGAGGTGCCGGTGCGCGGCTGA
- a CDS encoding class F sortase, protein MRRRLGLAALAAGAVSLVLGLGACALAVEPSAAPSAAPSAAPSAVPPAASAAADQRAAAATVREGFAPSLAEGAGGAGAATSERSPVPVRVSVPRIGVESALLPLGIDPDGALQVPDLSEAQSAGWLTTSAVPGRPGPSVIAGHVDSRSAPAVFFRLHELVPGDEVDVLLDDGTTVAYSVDDVVRVSKDDFPTQEVYGPRPGPALRLLTCGGAFDSATGHYEDNVIVFGSLR, encoded by the coding sequence GTGAGGCGCCGGCTGGGGCTCGCGGCGCTCGCCGCGGGGGCCGTCTCGCTGGTCCTGGGCCTCGGGGCGTGCGCGCTGGCCGTGGAGCCGTCCGCCGCACCGTCCGCCGCACCGTCCGCCGCACCGTCCGCCGTGCCGCCTGCCGCGTCTGCCGCGGCGGACCAGCGCGCTGCCGCCGCGACGGTGCGCGAGGGGTTCGCTCCGTCGCTGGCCGAGGGCGCAGGCGGTGCCGGCGCCGCGACCTCGGAGCGCTCACCCGTCCCGGTGCGGGTCTCGGTCCCGCGCATCGGCGTCGAGTCGGCGCTCCTGCCGCTGGGGATCGACCCCGACGGCGCCCTGCAGGTCCCCGACCTCTCAGAGGCGCAGAGCGCGGGGTGGCTCACCACCAGCGCGGTCCCGGGACGGCCGGGGCCGAGCGTCATCGCCGGCCACGTGGACTCGCGCAGCGCCCCGGCGGTCTTCTTCCGCCTCCACGAGCTGGTGCCGGGAGACGAGGTGGACGTGCTGCTGGACGACGGCACCACGGTCGCCTACTCGGTGGACGACGTCGTGCGCGTCAGCAAGGACGACTTCCCCACGCAGGAGGTCTACGGACCCCGACCCGGACCCGCGCTGAGGCTGCTGACCTGCGGTGGCGCGTTCGACAGTGCCACTGGCCACTACGAGGACAACGTCATCGTCTTCGGGAGCCTCCGGTGA
- a CDS encoding DUF4397 domain-containing protein yields the protein MAASLLLPAGAALADGPGAPAVQGPAWVRAAHLVPDLPRMDIALSPRGGQGGVTVDGAGYGDVSNYAQVPAGSYDVGVRPAGASSGAAPVLSSSLQAESGRAYTVVALGTAADARLVPLEDDLTPPPAGQARVRVLSAASSASAVDVSAVDGPTIVRGAPFAASTSYTDVPAGRWTLRAQPVAGGSATSTAGTADVVLKAGSTYTLAVTDGRDGASALAVTPVADASGSGGGVLPAGGAATGGGGAAAAVEGGAAAAVEGGAPGRAPVAVLLGAASAAAAGAALLLVRARSRQGRP from the coding sequence GTGGCCGCCTCCCTCCTCCTCCCCGCGGGTGCGGCCCTGGCCGACGGACCGGGTGCTCCCGCGGTCCAGGGACCGGCCTGGGTGCGCGCGGCGCACCTGGTCCCGGACCTGCCGCGGATGGACATCGCCCTGTCCCCGCGCGGCGGGCAGGGTGGGGTGACGGTCGACGGTGCCGGCTACGGCGACGTGTCCAACTACGCGCAGGTGCCCGCCGGGTCCTACGACGTGGGGGTCCGCCCCGCAGGTGCCTCCTCCGGCGCCGCGCCCGTGCTGAGCTCGTCGCTGCAGGCCGAGTCCGGTCGCGCCTACACGGTGGTGGCGCTGGGGACCGCCGCCGACGCCCGCCTGGTGCCCCTCGAGGACGACCTCACGCCTCCGCCGGCCGGTCAGGCCAGGGTGCGGGTGCTCTCGGCGGCCAGCTCCGCGTCCGCCGTCGACGTCTCCGCCGTGGACGGGCCCACGATCGTCCGCGGAGCTCCCTTCGCCGCCTCCACCAGCTACACCGACGTGCCCGCCGGCCGCTGGACGCTGCGCGCCCAGCCCGTGGCCGGCGGCAGCGCCACCTCCACCGCCGGCACCGCGGACGTGGTCCTCAAGGCCGGCAGCACGTACACGCTCGCGGTCACCGACGGCCGCGACGGGGCGTCCGCCCTGGCCGTCACCCCCGTCGCCGACGCCAGCGGCAGCGGCGGAGGCGTGCTGCCCGCGGGCGGCGCGGCCACCGGCGGGGGCGGGGCGGCCGCCGCTGTCGAGGGCGGGGCGGCCGCCGCTGTCGAGGGCGGGGCCCCGGGGCGTGCGCCGGTCGCCGTCCTGCTGGGTGCGGCCTCCGCCGCAGCGGCAGGGGCCGCGCTGCTCCTGGTGCGGGCCCGGAGCCGCCAGGGGCGCCCGTGA
- a CDS encoding Mur ligase family protein, whose protein sequence is MLKLPLLPTLGAAKLAAGLSRLSGRGGGAALPGLIAERLRPTLAADLVAQLPKGVVVVTGTNGKTTTTKLIAEALTAAGEVVLTNRSGSNLRRGIWSSLIKASSLTGRIDATVALFEVDEASLRRVAAELAPQHVVVLNLFRDQLDRYGELTSTAALLAEGISMTEADLYLNADDPLVASLATARRGAARVTHFGMGDVDVEAATIESVADSDHCPVCGSRLQFSRLFYSHLGHYRCPTGDFERPAPDVVVTRVREATKTGTAFTAEVDGQAHELELPLAGTYNLYNGLAALALASGLGVDVETVRTTLGAARAAFGRVERFEVGDRTVYLLLVKNPAGFAQCLETFVLEDVQAPVLMVINDRHADGRDISWLWDVPLEHLASGRPPVLTSGVRATDMSLRLKYAGVAFDQQPALTPAVRAFLDQVPDGGTGYVLASYTAMLEVRAEFTRFTDVEKVES, encoded by the coding sequence GTGCTCAAGCTCCCGCTGCTGCCGACCCTGGGCGCGGCCAAGCTCGCGGCCGGCCTGTCCCGCCTGTCCGGTCGAGGCGGCGGGGCGGCGCTGCCGGGTCTCATCGCCGAGAGGCTCCGTCCGACCCTCGCCGCCGACCTGGTCGCGCAGCTGCCGAAGGGCGTCGTCGTCGTCACCGGCACCAACGGCAAGACCACCACCACCAAGCTCATCGCCGAGGCGCTGACGGCCGCCGGCGAGGTGGTCCTCACCAACCGCAGCGGGTCGAACCTGCGCCGCGGGATCTGGTCCTCGCTCATCAAGGCCAGCTCGCTGACCGGCCGCATCGACGCGACGGTCGCGCTGTTCGAGGTGGACGAGGCCTCGCTGCGCCGCGTGGCGGCCGAGCTGGCCCCCCAGCACGTGGTGGTGCTCAACCTCTTCCGCGACCAGCTCGACAGGTACGGGGAGCTCACCTCCACGGCCGCGCTGCTGGCGGAGGGGATCTCGATGACCGAGGCGGACCTCTACCTCAACGCGGACGACCCGCTCGTCGCCTCCCTGGCGACGGCGAGGCGGGGCGCGGCCCGGGTGACCCACTTCGGGATGGGCGACGTCGACGTCGAGGCCGCGACCATCGAGTCGGTGGCCGACTCCGACCACTGCCCCGTCTGCGGCAGCCGACTGCAGTTCAGCCGGCTCTTCTACAGCCACCTCGGCCACTACCGCTGTCCCACCGGCGACTTCGAGCGGCCCGCGCCCGACGTCGTCGTCACGCGGGTGCGCGAGGCGACGAAGACCGGGACGGCGTTCACCGCCGAGGTCGACGGGCAGGCGCACGAGCTCGAGCTCCCGCTGGCCGGCACCTACAACCTCTACAACGGCCTCGCCGCGCTGGCCCTCGCCTCCGGGCTGGGGGTGGACGTCGAGACCGTCCGCACCACCCTCGGCGCGGCCCGCGCGGCGTTCGGGCGCGTCGAGCGGTTCGAGGTGGGCGACCGGACCGTCTACCTCCTGCTGGTGAAGAACCCGGCGGGGTTCGCGCAGTGCCTCGAGACGTTCGTGCTCGAGGACGTGCAGGCACCGGTCCTCATGGTCATCAACGACCGCCACGCCGACGGCCGGGACATCTCCTGGCTGTGGGACGTGCCGCTGGAGCACCTGGCCTCCGGCCGGCCCCCGGTCCTGACGTCCGGCGTCCGGGCGACCGACATGTCGCTGCGCCTGAAGTACGCCGGCGTCGCCTTCGACCAGCAGCCCGCGCTCACCCCCGCGGTCAGGGCGTTCCTCGACCAGGTCCCCGACGGGGGCACGGGGTACGTGCTGGCCAGCTACACGGCCATGCTCGAGGTCCGCGCCGAGTTCACCCGCTTCACCGACGTCGAGAAGGTCGAATCGTGA
- a CDS encoding type 1 glutamine amidotransferase, which produces MSRPVVIAHLYPQELSTYGDTGNIRALVQRLAWRGFDVEVRPVGVGTPVDLAEVDLLFGGGGQDSGQAVVSKDLLQRGPAIREAALEGLPMLLICGSYQLFGRSFTTVTGTELPGIGVFDLTTVGSGQRMVGNIVLETEDLGRVVGFENHSGRTLLAPGQQPLGRVTKGFGNDEDRRFEGARTGACIGTYLHGPVLPKNPRLADHLLLAALRRRHGVQELAPLDDAVELAASATAASRPQ; this is translated from the coding sequence GTGAGCAGGCCCGTGGTCATCGCCCACCTCTACCCGCAGGAGCTGAGCACCTACGGCGACACGGGCAACATCCGCGCCCTCGTGCAGCGCCTGGCGTGGCGGGGGTTCGACGTGGAGGTCCGCCCGGTGGGCGTGGGAACACCGGTCGACCTGGCCGAGGTGGACCTCCTGTTCGGCGGCGGCGGCCAGGACTCCGGCCAGGCGGTGGTCTCGAAGGACCTGCTGCAGCGGGGACCGGCCATCCGGGAGGCAGCGCTCGAGGGCCTGCCGATGCTGCTGATCTGCGGCTCCTACCAGCTCTTCGGCAGGAGCTTCACCACGGTCACCGGCACCGAGCTGCCCGGGATCGGGGTGTTCGACTTGACCACCGTCGGCAGCGGCCAGCGGATGGTCGGCAACATCGTGCTCGAGACCGAGGACCTCGGCCGGGTGGTCGGGTTCGAGAACCACTCCGGCCGGACGCTGCTGGCCCCCGGCCAGCAGCCCCTGGGCAGGGTCACCAAGGGCTTCGGCAACGACGAGGACCGGCGGTTCGAGGGCGCGCGGACGGGCGCCTGCATCGGCACCTACCTCCACGGCCCGGTGCTCCCGAAGAACCCGCGCCTGGCGGACCACCTCCTCCTCGCGGCCCTGCGCCGCCGCCACGGCGTGCAGGAGCTGGCCCCGCTCGACGACGCGGTGGAGCTGGCGGCGTCCGCCACCGCGGCGAGCCGCCCCCAGTAG
- a CDS encoding FAD:protein FMN transferase → MRSRTPDAPAAAWPVPVRPVRATAGADPAALPRPPAAWRGVVVLPDTSRGTGALLWLPAGVLLDLGATAHGPAHHVLDPATGLPAAAVWRTASVVAPCCAEANALSTAALVLGALAPTWLERQGATARLVDDGGRVHLVGPWPTDRQEAQP, encoded by the coding sequence GTGCGCTCCCGCACCCCGGACGCGCCCGCGGCGGCGTGGCCGGTGCCCGTCCGCCCGGTGCGCGCCACCGCCGGCGCCGACCCCGCCGCGCTCCCGCGACCGCCGGCCGCGTGGCGCGGCGTCGTCGTCCTCCCGGACACCTCGCGCGGGACCGGCGCGCTGCTGTGGCTGCCGGCCGGTGTGCTGCTGGACCTCGGTGCCACCGCCCACGGCCCGGCCCACCACGTGCTCGACCCGGCGACCGGCCTGCCCGCCGCCGCGGTGTGGCGCACCGCCTCGGTGGTGGCGCCCTGCTGCGCGGAGGCGAACGCGCTCAGCACCGCGGCGCTGGTCCTCGGCGCGCTGGCGCCCACCTGGCTGGAGCGGCAGGGGGCCACCGCCCGCCTCGTCGACGACGGCGGCCGCGTGCACCTCGTCGGCCCCTGGCCCACCGACCGGCAGGAGGCGCAGCCATGA
- a CDS encoding cache domain-containing protein yields the protein MSRAPAKPRPASATRTATPACTTDTRAPEAPVDQDDVTGLLRRTAEHLGHMLDAAFDTVELVRQRTEAVLGTDRGATTRLALTALHPLFRSVLAHQPNPLEGVGVAVGPGALSDTERWLEWWRRGPDGAASFTRHVLDPGALGFYDYQSRPWFRTPLEAGHEVAVGPYLDAGGCDVYTTTLATPLVLGPGQDLVVGGDLDMARLEATFLREVGRRRPAVALLAASDRVVVSNTALLTSGSRVPATVKEAVQAEVAVPSRVPGRSSWRLVALEQQP from the coding sequence GTGAGCAGAGCACCAGCGAAGCCCCGCCCGGCGTCCGCGACGCGCACCGCGACCCCCGCCTGCACCACCGACACCCGAGCTCCGGAGGCGCCCGTGGACCAGGACGACGTGACGGGCCTGCTGCGCCGCACCGCCGAGCACCTGGGGCACATGCTCGACGCGGCCTTCGACACCGTGGAGCTGGTGCGCCAGCGCACCGAGGCGGTGCTCGGCACCGACCGGGGGGCCACCACACGGCTCGCCCTCACCGCGCTGCACCCGCTCTTCCGCAGCGTCCTCGCGCACCAGCCCAACCCCCTGGAGGGCGTGGGCGTGGCCGTGGGGCCCGGCGCCCTGTCCGACACCGAGCGGTGGCTCGAGTGGTGGCGCCGCGGCCCGGACGGCGCGGCGTCGTTCACGCGACACGTCCTGGACCCGGGCGCCCTCGGGTTCTACGACTACCAGTCGCGCCCCTGGTTCCGCACGCCGCTGGAGGCGGGGCACGAGGTGGCCGTGGGCCCCTACCTCGACGCCGGGGGGTGCGACGTCTACACCACCACGCTCGCGACCCCGCTGGTGCTGGGCCCCGGTCAGGACCTGGTGGTGGGGGGCGACCTCGACATGGCCCGGCTGGAGGCGACCTTCCTGCGGGAGGTCGGACGGCGCCGCCCGGCCGTGGCGCTGCTGGCCGCCAGCGACCGCGTGGTGGTGTCCAACACCGCGCTCCTCACGTCGGGCTCGCGCGTCCCCGCGACCGTCAAGGAGGCCGTCCAGGCCGAGGTGGCGGTGCCCTCCCGCGTGCCGGGGCGCTCCTCGTGGCGCCTCGTGGCGCTGGAGCAGCAGCCGTGA